Proteins encoded by one window of Musa acuminata AAA Group cultivar baxijiao chromosome BXJ2-9, Cavendish_Baxijiao_AAA, whole genome shotgun sequence:
- the LOC135583176 gene encoding dihydrolipoyllysine-residue succinyltransferase component of 2-oxoglutarate dehydrogenase complex 2, mitochondrial-like isoform X2 translates to MREATTFLPRASSYLLWSRSFASESGDLVDAVVPFMGESITDGTLATFLKKPGDRVEVDEPIAQVETDKVTIDVASPEAGIIQKFIAKEGDTVTPGTKVAVISKSAPADTHVAPSDEKVGKDTTSPAKKEKIDKQMPKVEALIKEKPKTPSLPPPKASPSEPQLPPKERERRVPMPRLRKRVATRLKDSQNTFAMLTTFNEVDMTNLMKLRSDYKDAFVEKHGVKLGLMSGFVKAAVSGLQNQPIINAVIDGDDIIYRDYIDVSIAVGTPKGLVVPVIRNADRMNFAEIEKEINTLAKKASNGTISIDEMAGGTFTISNGGVYGSLLSTPIINPPQSAILGMHSIVSRPMVVGGNIVPRPMMYVALTYDHRLIDGREAVFFLRRIKDVVEDPRRLLLDL, encoded by the exons ATGAG GGAAGCTACAACATTTCTCCCAAGAGCCTCCTCTTACCTAttatggagtaggtcatttgcttCTGAGAGCG GTGACCTTGTAGATGCTGTTGTTCCATTCATGGGTGAATCTATAACTGATGGGACTTTAGCAACTTTCCTGAAGA AACCTGGTGACAGGGTTGAAGTTGATGAACCAATTGCCCAGGTTGAAACTGACAAG GTGACTATTGATGTAGCTAGTCCTGAAGCTGGCATTATCCAAAAG TTCATTGCCAAAGAAGGGGATACAGTCACTCCAGGAACAAAGGTTGCTGTTATCTCCAAGTCTGCTCCAGCAGACACTCATGTTGCTCCATCAGATGAAAAAGTAGGTAAAGATACTACATCTCCTGCGAAGAAGGAGAAAATTGATAAACAAATGCCAAAAGTGGAAGCTCTCATCAAAGAGAAGCCAAAAACACCATCCCTCCCACCTCCCAAAGCTTCACCTTCAGAACCTCAGCTACCTCCTAAAGAAAGAGAAAGACGA GTTCCTATGCCAAGACTAAGAAAAAGGGTTGCAACACGTTTGAAGGATTCACAGAATACGTTTGCAATGCTGACTACTTTTAACGAAGTTGACAT GACTAATCTGATGAAGCTCCGTTCTGATTATAAAGATGCCTTTGTGGAAAAGCATGGTGTGAAGTTGGGACTTATGTCTGGTTTTGTCAAG GCTGCTGTTTCTGGACTTCAAAACCAGCCAATAATTAATGCAGTCATTGATGGTGATGATATTATATACAGGGATTACATCGATGTCAGCATAGCTGTTGGTACACCTAAG GGCCTTGTGGTTCCAGTAATCCGTAATGCTGATAGAATGAATTTTGCGGAAATAGAGAAGGAGATTAACACCCTTGCAAAGAAGGCAAGCAATGGGACAATATCCATAGATGAGATGGCTGGAGGAACATTCACAATCTCCAATGGTGGAGTCTATGGAAGCCTTTTGAGTACACCGATCATCAACCCCCCACAA TCTGCGATCTTAGGCATGCACTCCATAGTATCTCGCCCTATGGTGGTTGGTGGCAACATTGTCCCGAGGCCAATGATGTATGTTGCACTGACCTATGATCATAGATTAATTGATGGAAGAGAAGCCGTTTTCTTCCTGCGACGTATTAAAGATGTGGTTGAAGATCCACGAAGGCTTCTCCTTGACTTGTAG
- the LOC103996642 gene encoding LOW QUALITY PROTEIN: uncharacterized protein LOC103996642 (The sequence of the model RefSeq protein was modified relative to this genomic sequence to represent the inferred CDS: inserted 1 base in 1 codon) encodes MAAAPTGPRDHIERIRRERYYIGREEKNPLAEDIHQAVSYLSEELYSKDVHFLMELIQNAEDNKYKEGVTPSLEFVITSKDITMTGASSTLLLFNNEIGFSPANIDSICRIGKSTKKGRRHLGYIGEKGIGFKSVFLISSKPHIFSNGYQIRFNEEPSPDCNLGYIVPEWVESNPNLSDIQNIYGSSKSLPSTTIILPLKSEKELTVKKQLSSLHPEVLLFLSKVRQLSVREDNDDPKLNTVSQISISSEANYQMRKNLNAESYTLHLAAHEVDKNDEEACSYYMWKQKFPVKPESIVKKRMEVEEWVITLAFPSGRRLNRGMKLSGIFSFLPTEMVTGFPFIIQADFLLVSSRESILLDSPWNQGILSCVPSAFINAFVTLVKGADDAPSFSVPYLFNFIPVKSSSIPQLDSVRLSIKEKVAAEHIIPCEPYTSQRIFCKPSEVSRLIPAFWNVLIKAQKFGVDIQSLHSHGRYIVNSYFDNKEYDQVLGFLGVEYVEKAWYGKFIECSNLAKEVPDDIYVVLLHFIAHNWNNCFIDLPLLKSLDASGCVSLLSVRKATNGCQRLCIAQDDDSISWLIKWNQELITASNLCFMPESTQKALRVSRGVLDWLQESVNLQLVSVEDYGSKVVKALTDRRLVIAFTHFLYHSLINDYASDWCIGQLCSSLPIVDDYGHVTVQRTQVLMPAKVSKWAGLLGSNPWRAERYVVLCTEYLSPGAFAGTYTSEGQILRFLQSHVKASDVPYVYPPDAAFTTVYSPLTKENAFLLLEWIRNIRSKGINKLQNFLNCIRTGSWLKTSIGYKPPSESFLPSSEWGNLLQISSVLVDIPLINQEFYGKNIWDYTEELKEIGVRFEFQQASKYIGKHLMDLAAHSILTRGNVYSLLRLIRYLREKQLSPESLIQSVKDGRWLQTSHGYKTPSESILLDSEWTIASQISSLPLIDTNLYGKEIVHYKTELDLLGVLVGFNRNYQLVVDNFKMPTSFTSSHATIFILKCIRHARAPDKLIEKTRQTKWLKTHLGYKTPSESFLVASEVCLLNVVNGVPIIDEGFYGSGIRSYKEELKKIGVGLDIDDLSKVIATQLKQLIASSSVTSKNVLALLACYRKMGSKFPTDLLAFTHHEKWLHTRLGFRSPKDSILLDTEWESISSIASLPLIDGNSSFYGHSNEIYNYKNELKDFGVVVDFKRGAEFVIKGICIPKNPSVITRANVLSLLKCIHNLKGKMEVLPNEFMKSISKSWLKTTTGYKSPGECLLFDPKWGLQREDGPFIDNEFYGSEITSYKNQLXEIGVIVDATGGCLLIARHIKFHSDITAVSRVYMHLSEFKWEPENEAADWIWIPSGSGGGQWVSSSSCILYDKNHMFGSQLYVLDKYYETKLLGFFTTILGVRHGPNIQDYCKLWCSWEASLHHPTVLQCSAFWEFIAKHWNAKTEKLLLGCISKLPVQKNNEIMLSNKQDVFIPDDLLLKDLFDKCSDETIFIWYPSTSTPALSRANLNKIYISIGVRTISEAVEKDESFTAEGANVREVDPGSLVSKDGLLRIVLAFLCDTSLATSSAERHRIVNNLCNLQVLELDEPITVSYKLSLTTGKNLIAKASKMFRWEKDNAKLFVQSIDGSKRKRGSIEFATFFADVISQGLLFEMSDQIAALSELIRLGCLLDFEEDAVEFLLKTKNLQLFAEDEELLSSVSTSSKV; translated from the exons ATGGCTGCTGCGCCGACTGGTCCCCGCGACCACATCGAGAGGATCAGGAGGGAGAGATACTACATCGGGAGAGAGGAGAAGAACCCCTTGGCAGAAGACATCCATCAGGCCGTCAGCTACCTCTCTGAGGAGCTCTACTCCAAGGATGTCCACTTTCTCATGGAGCTTATTCAG AATGCAGAGGATAACAAGTACAAAGAGGGAGTCACTCCATCCCTGGAGTTCGTTATTACATCCAAAGATATCACAATGACTGGTGCCAGCTCAACTCTTCTTCTCTTCAACAATGAGATAGGATTCTCCCCAGCAAACATAGATTCTATTTGTAGGATTGGTAAGTCCACAAAGAAAGGGAGGCGACACCTTGGTTACATAGGAGAGAAAG GAATAGGCTTTAAAAGTGTGTTTCTGATCTCCAGCAAACCCCACATCTTCAGCAATGGGTATCAGATAAGGTTCAATGAAGAACCATCACCTGACTGCAACCTAGGTTACATCGTGCCTGAGTGGGTTGAGTCGAACCCAAACCTCTCTGACATACAAAATATATATGGTTCCTCAAAAAGCCTTCCTTCAACTACTATAATCTTGCCTTTGAAGAGTGAGAAGGAGTTGACTGTAAAAAAACAATTGTCAAGTTTACATCCAGAGGTCCTACTATTCCTTTCTAAAGTTAGACAACTATCTGTGAGGGAAGACAATGATGATCCAAAGCTTAACACTGTCAGTCAAATCTCTATATCAAGTGAAGCTAATTACCAGATGAGAAAGAACTTGAATGCCGAATCATACACCCTTCATCTTGCCGCTCATGAGGTTGACAAAAATGATGAAGAAGCATGCTCCTACTACATGTGGAAGCAAAAGTTCCCTGTTAAGCCCGAAAGCATTGTGAAGAAGAGGATGGAAGTTGAGGAATGGGTAATTACTCTGGCTTTTCCCTCTGGAAGACGATTGAATCGAGGGATGAAATTGTCTGGAATATTCTCCTTTCTTCCCACCGAGATGGTGACTGGTTTTCCATTCATAATTCAGGCTGATTTCCTTTTAGTTTCATCAAGGGAGTCCATACTTTTAGATAGCCCATGGAACCAAGGGATTCTTAGCTGTGTACCATCTGCATTTATAAATGCTTTTGTTACACTGGTTAAAGGAGCAGATGATGCACCCTCATTTTCTGTTCCTTACCTGTTTAATTTCATTCCAGTGAAGAGCTCCTCTATCCCACAGCTGGATTCAGTGAGGCTGTCCATTAAAGAAAAGGTGGCTGCTGAGCATATCATACCATGTGAACCCTACACTTCTCAAAGGATATTTTGTAAGCCCAGTGAGGTTAGCCGGCTGATTCCAGCCTTTTGGAATGTGCTGATCAAAGCACAGAAGTTTGGGGTAGATATACAGAGCCTCCATTCGCATGGAAGGTATATTGTGAACTCTTATTTTGATAACAAAGAGTATGATCAAGTGTTGGGCTTTCTGGGGGTGGAGTACGTTGAAAAAGCATGGTATGGAAAGTTTATTGAGTGTTCTAATCTTGCAAAGGAAGTGCCTGATGATATTTATGTGGTCCTACTGCATTTCATTGCTCACAATTGGAACAATTGTTTTATTGACTTGCCACTCCTGAAGTCTCTTGATGCCAGTGGCTGTGTTTCTTTGTTGAGTGTACGGAAGGCAACAAATGGCTGCCAGAGATTATGTATTGCACAAGATGATGATTCCATCTCTTGGCTTATCAAGTGGAACCAAGAGTTGATTACTGCCTCAAATCTATGTTTTATGCCTGAAAGCACACAAAAAGCTCTAAGAGTGTCTAGAGGAGTTCTTGATTGGCTTCAGGAGTCTGTGAATCTGCAGCTTGTTAGTGTTGAAGACTATGGATCAAAGGTGGTAAAAGCACTGACTGATAGAAGGCTTGTAATTGCATTCACTCACTTCCTATATCACTCTCTTATCAATGATTATGCTTCCGATTGGTGCATCGGACAGTTGTGTTCTTCCCTGCCGATTGTAGATGACTATGGGCATGTGACTGTTCAAAGGACACAGGTGCTCATGCCAGCTAAAGTGAGCAAGTGGGCAGGATTATTGGGTTCAAATCCATGGAGAGCAGAACGTTACGTTGTATTGTGCACAGAGTACTTGTCCCCAGGGGCGTTTGCTGGCACCTATACATCTGAAGGACAGATCTTGCGCTTCCTACAAAGTCACGTAAAGGCCTCAGATGTCCCTTATGTTTATCCTCCAGATGCTGCATTTACTACTGTCTACTCTCCTTTGACAAAGGAAAATGCATTCTTGCTACTTGAATGGATTCGAAATATAAGATCCAAAGGAATTAACAAACTGCAGAACTTTCTGAACTGCATTAGAACTGGAAGTTGGTTGAAGACATCTATTGGTTACAAGCCACCTTCTGAGTCATTCCTTCCGAGCTCAGAATGGGGAAATTTACTACAAATTTCCTCAGTCCTCGTTGACATACCATTAATCAACCAAGAATTTTATGGAAAAAATATATGGGATTACACTGAAGAACTTAAAGAAATCGGAGTCAGATTTGAATTTCAGCAGGCATCAAAATATATTGGCAAGCATCTCATGGATTTAGCGGCTCACTCCATCTTGACCAGAGGAAATGTTTATTCATTGCTGAGGTTGATCAGATACTTGAGAGAGAAGCAGTTGTCGCCTGAGTCTTTGATTCAGAGCGTCAAAGACGGTAGATGGTTACAGACTTCCCATGGTTACAAGACCCCATCAGAATCCATACTGCTTGATTCAGAATGGACAATTGCATCACAAATTAGTAGTCTCCCCTTAATAGATACTAACTTATATGGTAAGGAAATTGTTCACTACAAGACTGAGCTTGATTTACTTGGAGTTTTAGTTGGGTTTAACAGAAATTACCAGCTAGTGGTTGATAATTTTAAAATGCCTACAAGTTTTACATCTTCTCATGCTACTATTTTCATACTCAAGTGTATTCGACATGCTCGTGCCCCTGATAAGCTCATAGAAAAGACAAGGCAGACGAAATGGTTGAAGACCCATCTTGGCTACAAAACACCAAGTGAATCTTTTCTGGTTGCTTCAGAAGTTTGTCTTCTAAACGTGGTCAATGGTGTGCCAATAATTGATGAGGGGTTCTATGGCAGCGGAATCAGGTCATATAAAGAAGAGCTGAAGAAAATAGGAGTTGGTCTCGATATTGATGATCTATCCAAAGTTATTGCTACCCAACTGAAACAACTCATAGCTTCTTCATCTGTTACAAGCAAAAATGTTCTTGCTTTACTAGCATGCTACAGAAAGATGGGTAGTAAATTTCCAACTGATCTTTTGGCCTTTACCCATCATGAGAAATGGTTGCATACCAGGCTGGGCTTCAGATCTCCCAAGGATTCGATCCTATTAGATACAGAGTGGGAGTCCATCTCATCGATAGCCAGTCTTCCCCTCATTGATGGCAATTCTTCATTCTATGGTCACTCTAATGAAATTTACAATTACAAAAATGAGCTCAAGGATTTTGGTGTTGTGGTGGATTTCAAAAGGGGGGCAGAATTTGTTATAAAGGGTATTTGCATTCCCAAAAATCCTTCAGTCATCACCCGGGCAAATGTTCTTTCCTTGCTGAAGTGCATCCACAATCTGAAAGGGAAAATGGAGGTTCTTCCTAATGAGTTCATGAAAAGCATAAGCAAGAGTTGGCTAAAGACCACTACGGGCTACAAATCTCCAGGAGAGTGTCTCCTCTTTGATCCAAAGTGGGGTTTACAAAGGGAAGATGGGCCCTTCATTGATAATGAATTTTATGGCTCAGAGATTACATCCTACAAGAATCAAC AAGAAATTGGAGTGATTGTGGATGCCACTGGCGGATGCTTGTTAATTGCACGTCATATCAAATTTCATTCTGATATTACTGCAGTCTCCAGAGTTTACATGCACTTGAGTGAATTTAAATGGGAGCCAGAAAATGAAGCTGCAGATTGGATATGGATCCCAAGTGGAAGTGGTGGTGGCCAATGGGTGAGTTCTAGCAGTTGCATACTTTACGATAAAAATCATATGTTTGGCTCCCAACTCTATGTTTTGGACAAGTATTATgagacaaaacttcttggattcttTACCACGATTCTTGGGGTTCGGCATGGTCCAAATATTCAGGATTACTGCAAACTCTGGTGCTCATGGGAAGCTTCACTGCACCACCCGACAGTCTTGCAATGTTCTGCTTTCTGGGAGTTCATTGCAAAGCACTGGAATGCTAAGACGGAGAAGCTGCTACTGGGCTGCATATCAAAGCTTCCAGTGCAAAAGAATAATGAGATAATGCTGTCCAACAAGCAAGATGTATTCATTCCCGATGACCTCTTGCTGAAGGATCTGTTCGACAAGTGTTCTGATGAAACAATTTTCATATGGTATCCTTCAACTAGCACTCCTGCACTGTCTAGAGCAAATTTGAACAAGATCTATATCAGTATTGGTGTCAGAACAATTTCGGAGGCTGTAGAAAAAGATGAGTCCTTCACAGCAGAAGGCGCCAATGTTAGGGAAGTTGATCCAGGATCTCTGGTGTCGAAAGATGGGTTGCTCAGGATCGTTCTTGCATTTCTCTGTGATACTTCTTTAGCTACAAGTTCTGCTGAAAGGCATCGCATTGTTAATAACCTGTGCAATTTACAAGTTTTGGAGTTGGATGAACCCATTACGGTAAGCTACAAGTTGTCACTCACCACAGGCAAGAATTTGATTGCGAAGGCTAGCAAAATGTTTCGCTGGGAGAAGGACAATGCTAAGTTGTTCGTACAGAGCATTGAtggttcaaagagaaagagaggcagcatcGAATTCGCCACATTTTTTGCAGATGTAATATCACAGGGCCTGTTGTTTGAAATGTCTGATCAGATTGCTGCACTCTCTGAGCTGATTAGGTTGGGCTGCTTGTTAGACTTTGAGGAAGATGCTGTGGAGTTTCTGTTGAAGACCAAAAACCTCCAATTGTTTGCTGAGGACGAAGAGCTTCTATCATCCGTATCAACCTCCTCGAAGGTCTGA
- the LOC135621902 gene encoding protein JINGUBANG-like — protein sequence MKDGSRRGGGGGGNRGRDLFEEAGGGLPRPSNFSALMHSEPLVRSTSEEEFPTRHSNGSAASPGYYSDHSSSTTLTQTSSADSSPFRLSPWNHEPATNLFFDSSGGPPAPMATTATDLFNSGTGLVGSLVREEGHIYSLAATGDLLYTGSDSKNIRVWKRQKEFSGFKSASGLVKAIIISADHRVFTGHQDGKVRVWKVSPKNPRVHKHIGTLPRLKDLLKSSMNPSNYVEARWRHHRSAVWIRHIDAVSCLCLSEDQSLLYSGSWDRTLKVWRVEDLRCIESVNAHDDAVNAVAVGFDGLVFTGSADGTVKVWRKEEVPKPDKKKGWKKPGGLTRHEHALTLVRQDMAVTALVVNATAGVVYGGSSDGGVTWWDRRGVNGAGRCGGVLRGHKVAVLCLAVARSLVFSGSADKSICVWRREGEGGHVCLSVLTGHTGPVKCLAVEPDADDGGAGMWVVYSGSLDKSVKVWKVADSHPPPRRMQWDSDAASPYEELDAPRFDTY from the coding sequence ATGAAAGACGGAtcaagaagaggaggtggtggtggcggcaACAGAGGCCGGGATCTTTTCGAAGAAGCTGGCGGTGGCCTGCCCCGGCCCTCCAACTTCTCAGCGCTCATGCACTCCGAGCCCCTCGTCAGGTCCACCAGTGAGGAAGAGTTTCCCACCCGCCACAGCAACGGCTCCGCCGCCAGCCCCGGCTACTATTCCGACCACAGCTCCTCCACCACGCTCACACAAACCTCCTCCGCCGACAGTTCCCCTTTCCGCTTGTCGCCCTGGAACCACGAACCTGCCACCAACCTCTTCTTCGATTCCTCTGGCGGCCCTCCTGCTCCCATGGCCACCACTGCCACCGACCTCTTCAACTCCGGCACCGGCCTCGTCGGCTCCCTCGTCCGCGAGGAAGGCCACATCTACTCCCTCGCCGCCACTGGCGACCTCCTGTACACCGGATCAGACAGCAAGAACATCCGAGTGTGGAAGAGGCAGAAGGAATTCTCTGGTTTCAAATCGGCAAGCGGCCTCGTGAAGGCCATCATCATCTCCGCCGACCACCGCGTGTTCACAGGCCACCAGGACGGCAAGGTCAGGGTCTGGAAGGTCTCCCCCAAGAATCCGCGCGTCCACAAGCATATCGGCACGCTCCCGCGGCTCAAGGACCTGCTGAAGAGCTCCATGAACCCAAGCAACTACGTCGAGGCCCGGTGGCGCCACCACCGCTCCGCTGTCTGGATCCGACACATCGACGCCGTGTCCTGCCTCTGCTTGAGCGAGGACCAGAGCTTGTTGTACTCGGGGTCGTGGGACCGGACGCTGAAGGTGTGGCGCGTGGAGGACCTGCGGTGCATCGAGTCGGTGAACGCCCACGACGACGCCGTCAACGCGGTGGCGGTGGGGTTCGACGGGCTGGTCTTCACCGGCTCGGCCGACGGCACGGTGAAGGTgtggaggaaggaggaggtgCCCAAGCCGGACAAGAAGAAAGGATGGAAGAAGCCAGGCGGCCTGACGAGGCACGAGCATGCGCTGACGCTCGTGCGGCAGGACATGGCGGTGACGGCGCTGGTGGTAAACGCGACGGCGGGGGTGGTATACGGGGGGTCCTCCGACGGCGGGGTCACCTGGTGGGACCGGAGAGGGGTCAATGGAGCAGGCAGGTGCGGCGGGGTGCTCCGGGGGCACAAGGTGGCGGTGCTGTGCCTGGCGGTGGCGCGGAGCCTGGTGTTCAGTGGGTCCGCGGACAAGTCGATATGCGTGTGGCGGCGGGAGGGGGAAGGGGGACACGTGTGCCTCTCGGTGCTGACGGGGCACACGGGGCCGGTCAAGTGCCTGGCCGTGGAGCCGGACGCTGACGACGGCGGGGCGGGAATGTGGGTGGTGTACAGCGGGAGCTTAGACAAGTCCGTCAAGGTGTGGAAGGTGGCGGACAGTCATCCGCCGCCGCGGCGGATGCAGTGGGACTCCGATGCCGCTTCACCCTACGAGGAGCTGGACGCGCCACGCTTCGATACGTATTGA
- the LOC135583176 gene encoding dihydrolipoyllysine-residue succinyltransferase component of 2-oxoglutarate dehydrogenase complex 2, mitochondrial-like isoform X1 produces MASNLARRMIRRPPAALFLLRSNGHVWHFSHQILLGGSICAKPMREATTFLPRASSYLLWSRSFASESGDLVDAVVPFMGESITDGTLATFLKKPGDRVEVDEPIAQVETDKVTIDVASPEAGIIQKFIAKEGDTVTPGTKVAVISKSAPADTHVAPSDEKVGKDTTSPAKKEKIDKQMPKVEALIKEKPKTPSLPPPKASPSEPQLPPKERERRVPMPRLRKRVATRLKDSQNTFAMLTTFNEVDMTNLMKLRSDYKDAFVEKHGVKLGLMSGFVKAAVSGLQNQPIINAVIDGDDIIYRDYIDVSIAVGTPKGLVVPVIRNADRMNFAEIEKEINTLAKKASNGTISIDEMAGGTFTISNGGVYGSLLSTPIINPPQSAILGMHSIVSRPMVVGGNIVPRPMMYVALTYDHRLIDGREAVFFLRRIKDVVEDPRRLLLDL; encoded by the exons ATGGCTTCGAATCTCGCTCGTCGGATGATCCGTCGCCCTCCTGCA GCATTGTTCCTCTTGAGAAGTAATGGACATGTTTGGCACTTTAGCCATCAGATTCTCCTAG GTGGCTCTATCTGTGCAAAGCCTATGAG GGAAGCTACAACATTTCTCCCAAGAGCCTCCTCTTACCTAttatggagtaggtcatttgcttCTGAGAGCG GTGACCTTGTAGATGCTGTTGTTCCATTCATGGGTGAATCTATAACTGATGGGACTTTAGCAACTTTCCTGAAGA AACCTGGTGACAGGGTTGAAGTTGATGAACCAATTGCCCAGGTTGAAACTGACAAG GTGACTATTGATGTAGCTAGTCCTGAAGCTGGCATTATCCAAAAG TTCATTGCCAAAGAAGGGGATACAGTCACTCCAGGAACAAAGGTTGCTGTTATCTCCAAGTCTGCTCCAGCAGACACTCATGTTGCTCCATCAGATGAAAAAGTAGGTAAAGATACTACATCTCCTGCGAAGAAGGAGAAAATTGATAAACAAATGCCAAAAGTGGAAGCTCTCATCAAAGAGAAGCCAAAAACACCATCCCTCCCACCTCCCAAAGCTTCACCTTCAGAACCTCAGCTACCTCCTAAAGAAAGAGAAAGACGA GTTCCTATGCCAAGACTAAGAAAAAGGGTTGCAACACGTTTGAAGGATTCACAGAATACGTTTGCAATGCTGACTACTTTTAACGAAGTTGACAT GACTAATCTGATGAAGCTCCGTTCTGATTATAAAGATGCCTTTGTGGAAAAGCATGGTGTGAAGTTGGGACTTATGTCTGGTTTTGTCAAG GCTGCTGTTTCTGGACTTCAAAACCAGCCAATAATTAATGCAGTCATTGATGGTGATGATATTATATACAGGGATTACATCGATGTCAGCATAGCTGTTGGTACACCTAAG GGCCTTGTGGTTCCAGTAATCCGTAATGCTGATAGAATGAATTTTGCGGAAATAGAGAAGGAGATTAACACCCTTGCAAAGAAGGCAAGCAATGGGACAATATCCATAGATGAGATGGCTGGAGGAACATTCACAATCTCCAATGGTGGAGTCTATGGAAGCCTTTTGAGTACACCGATCATCAACCCCCCACAA TCTGCGATCTTAGGCATGCACTCCATAGTATCTCGCCCTATGGTGGTTGGTGGCAACATTGTCCCGAGGCCAATGATGTATGTTGCACTGACCTATGATCATAGATTAATTGATGGAAGAGAAGCCGTTTTCTTCCTGCGACGTATTAAAGATGTGGTTGAAGATCCACGAAGGCTTCTCCTTGACTTGTAG